In one Poecilia reticulata strain Guanapo linkage group LG8, Guppy_female_1.0+MT, whole genome shotgun sequence genomic region, the following are encoded:
- the LOC103468299 gene encoding sterile alpha motif domain-containing protein 9-like isoform X2 yields MSTRFKMSQSEIEAWSQEDVHRWLITEVKVSQSCADKFIKEEVSGECLVLFKKTDIVDLGIKHGPAVKISCYVESLTKGSGHKSEYPAYVNTWTKEQVSQWFLQHIKLYRKYVEQLLEEDVSGDCLVCFKKQDFLDLDIKSGPAVKILEELKKLNDRPEPSLEPTTSQREGDDVSLPQTLGNAQPDSKKKTESEPPSEKTSTQNEMETTKREALGATHKTAPVKLQPESSQSAVIIKNFLDNLRKDDFKNFQFHLSEYKKEENNSIPLGALENKDRVDIAQLLTSHFGTQKALHVTIHLLKEIGQRELARKLERNTGQPEQCLSRNYKKTEANQGEKLKMLLTCGGNSLDSYARFVIVVNKSRQEQIQYLNFLSKLKLFCVLDFDPNSLTSGGLCNSYRESRVANLHLPVQFQGQIEAVKKDLNLNLQTSWVFCNGRNDLEGDKELEYREWYRKSCKTVEQLVSFICNPDVFLHGRWLIIFLLLSPVCTEKDPVFDTYKSFIKHTEEKNIICICESQSTYLKWRELIQEKCDFDIEHLSINELTLSEINGTIMGLGPVTQSCTRLLPSSGSSAVVLKQKDEDLLTALKVLASNECENVYDESSSDFQEFRIKVEEDFYRGAKVSWWNFYFCDKDTEKPFIKREKHETVKKMIRSQKTHSSNACVLLNLFHDPGCGGTTLAMHAMWELRKEFRCAVLKDDMLPKTEVANQIRHLMKLESEKPSPVLLLIDESKETESPSDLVNCIRQAVEDLLDRNLDEGQHCKVIILNCVRSHNPKEQYRQHNQTQNQYITAKLTPQEQRDFEKKLKDLQETHEKPENFYSFMFMKNNFDKSYTENLARNTLEHFDFSTKVAQLFSFLALLKTYAGESEIALSLCEDFLQMKIRWEQDCVLDRMSPYSNFLIIDSVNDWGGYKGIRILHYAIASACLDELERSHNLKVSDIVKEILHCDLFFSAGVVKHKFMLSIQQMLIKRRKRKKDGEEREPFSPLIEKIHSQEGRQTVQEIFESASSRFEMSASIPQALARYLYINVRDFTEALKWAEKAKNIKNNPYTFDTIGQIHKNNLRFNIEREKQENTHNPEDLHKNIEIAINGWRAFQRAQELSDFENEREEETADDESEDYPRKWYNVYGHVSMLEISFLIFEILSRLPFFEKHDRSKKDYLRSFLNKSIPINSVYRENTDINNRYVEIIKEHELFLIKLKSEVKEKFDFLDSYFAYIKQNSEYDKTNHRTVSELFKKYVDLFCATLDERRKEQKVKTNLNQKLDIEERKRFLEMCQADTFSGVLQCLDKSAEETEEITQCYAFLLQNAVHERNHSKIKINYIMSNINLYHLNANSKHVKKYSELCTLL; encoded by the exons ATGTCAACAAG GTTCAAAATGAGCCAATCAGAAATTGAGGCCTGGAGCCAGGAAGATGTTCATCGCTGGCTTATAACAGAAGTCAAAGTTTCTCAGAGTTGTGCTGATAAATTCATTAAAGAAGAAGTTTCAGGAGAATGTTTAGTCCtctttaaaaagacagacattGTGGATTTAGGGATCAAACATGGTCCTGCTGTGAAGATCTCTTGTTATGTGGAAAGTCTGACTAAAGGATCAGGTCATAAGTCAGAATATCCTGCATATGTAAACACATGGACCAAAGAGCAGGTGAGCCAGTGGTTCCTGCAACAtataaaactttacagaaaatatgTAGAACAACTTCTGGAGGAAGATGTTTCTGGAGATTGTCTGGTTTGCTTCAAGAAGCAGGACTTTCTGGATTTAGACATAAAAAGTGGTCCTGCTGTGAAGATTCTGGAAGAACTGAAAAAGCTGAATGACAGACCAGAACCAAGCCTTGAGCCAACAACGAGCCAGAGAGAAGGAGATGATGTTAGCCTGCCTCAAACTCTAGGCAATGCACAACCAGActcaaagaagaaaactgaatcCGAACCTCCATCTGAAAAGACttcaacacaaaatgaaatggaGACAACAAAACGAGAAGCTTTGGGAGCGACACACAAAACTGCACCG GTGAAACTCCAGCCAGAGTCATCTCAGAGTGCTGTGATAATCAAAAACTTCTTGGATAACCTAAGAAAGGAtgactttaaaaactttcaatTCCATCTATCAGAATACAAAAAAGAGGAGAATAACTCTATTCCTCTAGGGGCTCTTGAGAACAAAGACAGAGTAGACATTGCTCAGTTACTGACCAGCCATTTTGGGACTCAGAAGGCTTTACATGTGACAATACATCTTCTGAAAGAGATTGGGCAGCGTGAACTCGCTCGTAAGCTGGAAAGAAACACAG gtCAACCAGAGCAGTGTCTTTCCAGAAATTATAAGAAGACAGAAGCTAACCAAGGGGAGAAACTAAAGATGTTATTAACTTGTGGTGGAAATTCACTAGACAGTTATGCCAGATTTGTTATTGTTGTAAACAAAAGCAGACAAGAACAAATTCAGTACCTCAACTTTCTTAGTAAGCTGAAACTGTTTTGTGTCTTGGACTTTGACCCAAACTCGCTCACTTCAGGTGGACTGTGTAATTCATACAGAGAGTCGAGGGTGGCTAATCTGCATCTGCCAGTACAATTTCAGGGACAAATAGAGGCTGTAAAAAAAGATCTTAACCTCAATCTCCAGACCAGCTGGGTCTTCTGTAATGGAAGAAATGACCTTGAAGGAGACAAAGAACTGGAGTACAGAGAATGGTATAGGAAATCTTGCAAAACTGTTGAACAGTTAGTTTCCTTTATCTGCAACCCTGACGTTTTTCTTCATGGCCGATGGCTGATCATATTCCTCCTTCTTTCCCCTGTATGTACTGAGAAAGATCCAGTCTTTGATACCTACAAATCTTTTATCAAACacacagaagagaaaaacattatcTGTATTTGTGAGTCTCAGTCTACATATCTGAAATGGAGGGAACTTATTCAAGAAAAGTGTGACTTTGACATTGAGCATTTGTCCATAAATGAACTAACTCTGAGTGAGATCAATGGGACCATAATGGGCCTGGGACCAGTTACTCAGTCATGTACACGTCTGCTTCCTTCTTCTGGTTCCAGTGCTGTCGTTCTTAAACAGAAGGATGAAGATCTACTGACAGCTCTGAAAGTTCTTGCCTCAAATGAGTGTGAAAACGTCTATGATGAAAGCAGCTCAGACTTTCAGGAGTTCAGAATCAAGGTTGAGGAGGACTTCTACAGAGGAGCCAAAGTGAGTTGGTGGAACTTCTACTTCTGTGACAAAGACACAGAGAAACCATttataaagagagaaaagcatgAAACTGTGAAGAAAATGATCAGATCACAAAAGACACATTCAAGCAATGCATGTGTCTTGCTGAATCTATTTCATGATCCAGGATGTGGCGGTACCACCTTAGCAATGCATGCAATGTGGGAACTCCGTAAGGAGTTCAGATGTGCAGTTCTGAAAGACGACATGTTGCCAAAAACTGAGGTGGCCAACCAGATCCGACATCTGATGAAACTGGAAAGTGAGAAACCGTCACCAGTTTTACTTCTGATTGATGaatcaaaagaaacagaaagccCTTCTGATCTAGTGAACTGCATCCGTCAAGCAGTTGAAGATTTATTGGACCGTAATCTAGATgagggtcaacactgcaaagtTATCATCCTCAATTGTGTTCGTTCACATAATCCTAAAGAGCAATACAGACAGCACAATCAAACCCAAAACCAGTACATAACCGCAAAGCTGACGCCACAAGAACAGAGGGACTTTGAAAAGAAACTCAAAGATCTCCAAGAAACCCATGAGAAACCTGAAAACTTTTACAGCTTCATGTTCATGAAGAACAATTTTGACAAAAGTTACACAGAAAATCTTGCTCGTAACACACTAGAGCATTTTGACTTTAGCACCAAAGTGGCCCAGCTCTTTTCCTTTCTTGCCTTACTCAAAACATATGCTGGAGAGTCAGAAATCGCTCTGTCTCTCTGTGAGGATTTCCTTCAGATGAAGATTCGCTGGGAACAGGACTGTGTTTTGGACAGAATGAGCCCATATTCAAACTTCCTCATCATAGACTCAGTGAATGATTGGGGTGGATACAAAGGAATCCGAATTCTTCATTATGCAATAGCATCTGCCTGTCTGGATGAGCTTGAGAGGAGTCATAATCTGAAAGTCAGTGATATCGTCAAGGAGATTCTTCACTGCGATCTTTTTTTCAGTGCTGGTGTTGTTAAACACAAATTCATGCTCTCTATTCAACAAATGCTGATTAAAAGACGAAAGCGAAAGAAAGATGGAGAGGAGAGGGAACCATTTTCTCCTTTGATAGAAAAAATCCACAGCCAGGAGGGGAGACAAACTGTCCAAGAAATCTTTGAGAGTGCATCATCAAGATTTGAAATGAGTGCATCTATTCCTCAGGCATTGGCAAGATACTTGTACATCAATGTGCGTGACTTTACAGAGGCCTTAAAGTGGGCAGAAAAAGCtaagaacattaaaaataatcccTACACCTTTGATACAATCGGACAAAtccacaaaaacaatctgaggTTTAACATTGAAAGAGAAAAGCAGGAGAACACACACAACCCTGAAgatttgcacaaaaatattgaaatagcCATTAATGGGTGGAGAGCTTTCCAAAGAGCTCAGGAACTGTCAGACTTTGAGaatgaaagagaagaagaaacagctgATGATGAATCAGAGGACTATCCCAGAAAATGGTACAATGTTTACGGTCATGTCAGCATGCTTGAAATCTCTTTCCTAATCTTTGAAATACTGAGCAGATTGcctttctttgaaaaacacGATCGTTCTAAAAAAGACTACTTGAGAAGTTTTCTTAACAAATCAATCCCAATCAACAGTGtttacagagaaaacacagacattAACAACAGGTATGTTGAGATCATCAAAGAACATGAGTTATTTCTCATCAAACTTAAATCTGAAgtcaaagaaaagtttgattttcttgACTCTTACTTTGCCTAcatcaaacaaaactctgagTATGACAAAACCAATCATAGAACAGTAagtgaactttttaaaaaatacgtTGATCTTTTCTGTGCCACACTAgatgaaaggagaaaagaacaaaaagtcaaaaCCAACCTCAACCAGAAATTGGATATTGAAGAACGAAAAAGATTTCTGGAGATGTGTCAAGCAGATACTTTCTCTGGAGTACTTCAGTGTTTGGATAAGTCTGCTGAAGAGACAGAAGAGATAACACAATGCTATGCGTTTTTACTACAAAACGCTGTCCATGAGAGaaatcattcaaaaataaaaatcaactacATTATGTCAAACATAAATCTTTACCACTTGAATGCAAACTCTAAACATGTAAAGAAATACAGTGAGCTCTGTACTCTTCTTTGA
- the LOC103468299 gene encoding sterile alpha motif domain-containing protein 9-like isoform X3 gives MSQSEIEAWSQEDVHRWLITEVKVSQSCADKFIKEEVSGECLVLFKKTDIVDLGIKHGPAVKISCYVESLTKGSGHKSEYPAYVNTWTKEQVSQWFLQHIKLYRKYVEQLLEEDVSGDCLVCFKKQDFLDLDIKSGPAVKILEELKKLNDRPEPSLEPTTSQREGDDVSLPQTLGNAQPDSKKKTESEPPSEKTSTQNEMETTKREALGATHKTAPVKLQPESSQSAVIIKNFLDNLRKDDFKNFQFHLSEYKKEENNSIPLGALENKDRVDIAQLLTSHFGTQKALHVTIHLLKEIGQRELARKLERNTGQPEQCLSRNYKKTEANQGEKLKMLLTCGGNSLDSYARFVIVVNKSRQEQIQYLNFLSKLKLFCVLDFDPNSLTSGGLCNSYRESRVANLHLPVQFQGQIEAVKKDLNLNLQTSWVFCNGRNDLEGDKELEYREWYRKSCKTVEQLVSFICNPDVFLHGRWLIIFLLLSPVCTEKDPVFDTYKSFIKHTEEKNIICICESQSTYLKWRELIQEKCDFDIEHLSINELTLSEINGTIMGLGPVTQSCTRLLPSSGSSAVVLKQKDEDLLTALKVLASNECENVYDESSSDFQEFRIKVEEDFYRGAKVSWWNFYFCDKDTEKPFIKREKHETVKKMIRSQKTHSSNACVLLNLFHDPGCGGTTLAMHAMWELRKEFRCAVLKDDMLPKTEVANQIRHLMKLESEKPSPVLLLIDESKETESPSDLVNCIRQAVEDLLDRNLDEGQHCKVIILNCVRSHNPKEQYRQHNQTQNQYITAKLTPQEQRDFEKKLKDLQETHEKPENFYSFMFMKNNFDKSYTENLARNTLEHFDFSTKVAQLFSFLALLKTYAGESEIALSLCEDFLQMKIRWEQDCVLDRMSPYSNFLIIDSVNDWGGYKGIRILHYAIASACLDELERSHNLKVSDIVKEILHCDLFFSAGVVKHKFMLSIQQMLIKRRKRKKDGEEREPFSPLIEKIHSQEGRQTVQEIFESASSRFEMSASIPQALARYLYINVRDFTEALKWAEKAKNIKNNPYTFDTIGQIHKNNLRFNIEREKQENTHNPEDLHKNIEIAINGWRAFQRAQELSDFENEREEETADDESEDYPRKWYNVYGHVSMLEISFLIFEILSRLPFFEKHDRSKKDYLRSFLNKSIPINSVYRENTDINNRYVEIIKEHELFLIKLKSEVKEKFDFLDSYFAYIKQNSEYDKTNHRTVSELFKKYVDLFCATLDERRKEQKVKTNLNQKLDIEERKRFLEMCQADTFSGVLQCLDKSAEETEEITQCYAFLLQNAVHERNHSKIKINYIMSNINLYHLNANSKHVKKYSELCTLL, from the exons ATGAGCCAATCAGAAATTGAGGCCTGGAGCCAGGAAGATGTTCATCGCTGGCTTATAACAGAAGTCAAAGTTTCTCAGAGTTGTGCTGATAAATTCATTAAAGAAGAAGTTTCAGGAGAATGTTTAGTCCtctttaaaaagacagacattGTGGATTTAGGGATCAAACATGGTCCTGCTGTGAAGATCTCTTGTTATGTGGAAAGTCTGACTAAAGGATCAGGTCATAAGTCAGAATATCCTGCATATGTAAACACATGGACCAAAGAGCAGGTGAGCCAGTGGTTCCTGCAACAtataaaactttacagaaaatatgTAGAACAACTTCTGGAGGAAGATGTTTCTGGAGATTGTCTGGTTTGCTTCAAGAAGCAGGACTTTCTGGATTTAGACATAAAAAGTGGTCCTGCTGTGAAGATTCTGGAAGAACTGAAAAAGCTGAATGACAGACCAGAACCAAGCCTTGAGCCAACAACGAGCCAGAGAGAAGGAGATGATGTTAGCCTGCCTCAAACTCTAGGCAATGCACAACCAGActcaaagaagaaaactgaatcCGAACCTCCATCTGAAAAGACttcaacacaaaatgaaatggaGACAACAAAACGAGAAGCTTTGGGAGCGACACACAAAACTGCACCG GTGAAACTCCAGCCAGAGTCATCTCAGAGTGCTGTGATAATCAAAAACTTCTTGGATAACCTAAGAAAGGAtgactttaaaaactttcaatTCCATCTATCAGAATACAAAAAAGAGGAGAATAACTCTATTCCTCTAGGGGCTCTTGAGAACAAAGACAGAGTAGACATTGCTCAGTTACTGACCAGCCATTTTGGGACTCAGAAGGCTTTACATGTGACAATACATCTTCTGAAAGAGATTGGGCAGCGTGAACTCGCTCGTAAGCTGGAAAGAAACACAG gtCAACCAGAGCAGTGTCTTTCCAGAAATTATAAGAAGACAGAAGCTAACCAAGGGGAGAAACTAAAGATGTTATTAACTTGTGGTGGAAATTCACTAGACAGTTATGCCAGATTTGTTATTGTTGTAAACAAAAGCAGACAAGAACAAATTCAGTACCTCAACTTTCTTAGTAAGCTGAAACTGTTTTGTGTCTTGGACTTTGACCCAAACTCGCTCACTTCAGGTGGACTGTGTAATTCATACAGAGAGTCGAGGGTGGCTAATCTGCATCTGCCAGTACAATTTCAGGGACAAATAGAGGCTGTAAAAAAAGATCTTAACCTCAATCTCCAGACCAGCTGGGTCTTCTGTAATGGAAGAAATGACCTTGAAGGAGACAAAGAACTGGAGTACAGAGAATGGTATAGGAAATCTTGCAAAACTGTTGAACAGTTAGTTTCCTTTATCTGCAACCCTGACGTTTTTCTTCATGGCCGATGGCTGATCATATTCCTCCTTCTTTCCCCTGTATGTACTGAGAAAGATCCAGTCTTTGATACCTACAAATCTTTTATCAAACacacagaagagaaaaacattatcTGTATTTGTGAGTCTCAGTCTACATATCTGAAATGGAGGGAACTTATTCAAGAAAAGTGTGACTTTGACATTGAGCATTTGTCCATAAATGAACTAACTCTGAGTGAGATCAATGGGACCATAATGGGCCTGGGACCAGTTACTCAGTCATGTACACGTCTGCTTCCTTCTTCTGGTTCCAGTGCTGTCGTTCTTAAACAGAAGGATGAAGATCTACTGACAGCTCTGAAAGTTCTTGCCTCAAATGAGTGTGAAAACGTCTATGATGAAAGCAGCTCAGACTTTCAGGAGTTCAGAATCAAGGTTGAGGAGGACTTCTACAGAGGAGCCAAAGTGAGTTGGTGGAACTTCTACTTCTGTGACAAAGACACAGAGAAACCATttataaagagagaaaagcatgAAACTGTGAAGAAAATGATCAGATCACAAAAGACACATTCAAGCAATGCATGTGTCTTGCTGAATCTATTTCATGATCCAGGATGTGGCGGTACCACCTTAGCAATGCATGCAATGTGGGAACTCCGTAAGGAGTTCAGATGTGCAGTTCTGAAAGACGACATGTTGCCAAAAACTGAGGTGGCCAACCAGATCCGACATCTGATGAAACTGGAAAGTGAGAAACCGTCACCAGTTTTACTTCTGATTGATGaatcaaaagaaacagaaagccCTTCTGATCTAGTGAACTGCATCCGTCAAGCAGTTGAAGATTTATTGGACCGTAATCTAGATgagggtcaacactgcaaagtTATCATCCTCAATTGTGTTCGTTCACATAATCCTAAAGAGCAATACAGACAGCACAATCAAACCCAAAACCAGTACATAACCGCAAAGCTGACGCCACAAGAACAGAGGGACTTTGAAAAGAAACTCAAAGATCTCCAAGAAACCCATGAGAAACCTGAAAACTTTTACAGCTTCATGTTCATGAAGAACAATTTTGACAAAAGTTACACAGAAAATCTTGCTCGTAACACACTAGAGCATTTTGACTTTAGCACCAAAGTGGCCCAGCTCTTTTCCTTTCTTGCCTTACTCAAAACATATGCTGGAGAGTCAGAAATCGCTCTGTCTCTCTGTGAGGATTTCCTTCAGATGAAGATTCGCTGGGAACAGGACTGTGTTTTGGACAGAATGAGCCCATATTCAAACTTCCTCATCATAGACTCAGTGAATGATTGGGGTGGATACAAAGGAATCCGAATTCTTCATTATGCAATAGCATCTGCCTGTCTGGATGAGCTTGAGAGGAGTCATAATCTGAAAGTCAGTGATATCGTCAAGGAGATTCTTCACTGCGATCTTTTTTTCAGTGCTGGTGTTGTTAAACACAAATTCATGCTCTCTATTCAACAAATGCTGATTAAAAGACGAAAGCGAAAGAAAGATGGAGAGGAGAGGGAACCATTTTCTCCTTTGATAGAAAAAATCCACAGCCAGGAGGGGAGACAAACTGTCCAAGAAATCTTTGAGAGTGCATCATCAAGATTTGAAATGAGTGCATCTATTCCTCAGGCATTGGCAAGATACTTGTACATCAATGTGCGTGACTTTACAGAGGCCTTAAAGTGGGCAGAAAAAGCtaagaacattaaaaataatcccTACACCTTTGATACAATCGGACAAAtccacaaaaacaatctgaggTTTAACATTGAAAGAGAAAAGCAGGAGAACACACACAACCCTGAAgatttgcacaaaaatattgaaatagcCATTAATGGGTGGAGAGCTTTCCAAAGAGCTCAGGAACTGTCAGACTTTGAGaatgaaagagaagaagaaacagctgATGATGAATCAGAGGACTATCCCAGAAAATGGTACAATGTTTACGGTCATGTCAGCATGCTTGAAATCTCTTTCCTAATCTTTGAAATACTGAGCAGATTGcctttctttgaaaaacacGATCGTTCTAAAAAAGACTACTTGAGAAGTTTTCTTAACAAATCAATCCCAATCAACAGTGtttacagagaaaacacagacattAACAACAGGTATGTTGAGATCATCAAAGAACATGAGTTATTTCTCATCAAACTTAAATCTGAAgtcaaagaaaagtttgattttcttgACTCTTACTTTGCCTAcatcaaacaaaactctgagTATGACAAAACCAATCATAGAACAGTAagtgaactttttaaaaaatacgtTGATCTTTTCTGTGCCACACTAgatgaaaggagaaaagaacaaaaagtcaaaaCCAACCTCAACCAGAAATTGGATATTGAAGAACGAAAAAGATTTCTGGAGATGTGTCAAGCAGATACTTTCTCTGGAGTACTTCAGTGTTTGGATAAGTCTGCTGAAGAGACAGAAGAGATAACACAATGCTATGCGTTTTTACTACAAAACGCTGTCCATGAGAGaaatcattcaaaaataaaaatcaactacATTATGTCAAACATAAATCTTTACCACTTGAATGCAAACTCTAAACATGTAAAGAAATACAGTGAGCTCTGTACTCTTCTTTGA